In Sphingobacterium thalpophilum, a genomic segment contains:
- a CDS encoding MFS transporter produces MGNKPELSISQVINMSFGFLGIQMGFALQNGNASRILQTFGADVEHLSLFWLAAPITGMIVQPIIGHYSDRTWNRLGRRRPYILVGALLTTLTLFLMPNAALLTTLLAPLWIGAGLLMFMDASINVTMEPFRALIGDNLPSSQRSLGFSVQTFLIGIGAVLGSLLPFMLTKYFHVAGTSEAGQVPSNVIYSFYVGGFVLLLTVLWSVFKTKEYSPTELQTFSDTVAIEQDAAPKFGLRSIFSDIGKMPLIMRKLGWVQFFSWFALFMMWVYTTPAIADSVFYLREGNRQDLYMEAANWVGVLFGIYNGVSALYALFIPRIAKHFGRGKTHALGLSIGGLSLISLFLIKDANLLILPMIGIGIAWGSILAMPYAILSDHLPTGKMGVYMGLFNFFITLPQIVCGFFGGMIIKYFFHGQSIYGLLLAGIFMLLAAFFVPKRKN; encoded by the coding sequence ATGGGAAATAAACCTGAATTAAGCATTAGCCAGGTCATCAATATGAGTTTTGGATTTCTGGGGATACAAATGGGTTTTGCGCTGCAAAATGGCAACGCCTCCCGTATTCTCCAGACATTTGGTGCTGATGTGGAACATCTTTCACTTTTTTGGCTTGCTGCTCCGATCACGGGGATGATTGTACAGCCAATTATAGGTCATTATAGCGATCGAACCTGGAATAGACTAGGCCGGCGTCGACCTTATATTTTGGTGGGGGCACTGTTAACTACCCTGACTTTATTTTTAATGCCCAATGCGGCATTATTGACAACATTATTGGCGCCACTTTGGATCGGTGCTGGCTTATTGATGTTTATGGATGCTTCCATCAATGTGACCATGGAGCCCTTTCGAGCGCTGATCGGTGATAATCTGCCGAGCAGTCAGCGGAGTTTGGGCTTCTCGGTACAGACCTTTTTAATCGGGATTGGCGCTGTCCTTGGCTCGCTACTTCCCTTTATGTTGACGAAGTATTTTCATGTAGCAGGTACTTCTGAAGCCGGGCAGGTACCGAGCAATGTTATCTACTCCTTTTATGTAGGCGGTTTTGTCCTGCTTCTAACGGTGTTATGGTCTGTGTTCAAAACAAAAGAGTACTCACCTACAGAACTTCAGACTTTTTCGGATACGGTTGCTATTGAACAGGATGCGGCACCAAAGTTTGGCTTGCGTTCTATCTTTAGCGATATCGGTAAGATGCCATTGATCATGCGCAAGTTGGGCTGGGTTCAGTTTTTCTCCTGGTTTGCCCTTTTTATGATGTGGGTGTATACCACTCCAGCTATTGCTGATTCGGTTTTTTACCTGCGGGAAGGAAATCGGCAGGATCTCTATATGGAGGCTGCCAATTGGGTAGGTGTGCTTTTTGGTATTTACAATGGAGTCTCGGCCTTGTATGCCTTGTTTATTCCGCGGATAGCTAAACATTTTGGGCGTGGAAAAACGCATGCTCTTGGGCTTTCCATTGGTGGGCTTTCGTTAATTTCATTATTTCTGATCAAAGATGCCAATCTACTGATTCTTCCTATGATCGGTATTGGTATCGCTTGGGGAAGCATTTTGGCAATGCCCTATGCAATTTTGAGCGATCATTTACCTACGGGTAAAATGGGGGTCTATATGGGGCTATTTAATTTTTTCATTACCCTACCTCAGATTGTATGTGGATTTTTTGGTGGCATGATCATCAAATATTTTTTTCATGGCCAATCCATTTATGGCTTGCTATTGGCCGGCATATTTATGTTACTGGCGGCATTCTTTGTTCCAAAGCGTAAGAATTAA
- a CDS encoding two-component regulator propeller domain-containing protein has protein sequence MKRITTILLLYILLACINVQAQSIYFKNYQTHDGLSNSTVKCITQDVQGFLWLGTRNGLNRFDGNQFKIFRHNASDSTSIGSSSILSILTDSKGILWVGTTRGTYCYDPIKENFTPFRGVPIGEVNAIHEYAGFIWLLSNGKLYRYNSYTTEIIPFDQNKNTIVAITSSKKGGLWTTDNNSTIQRYQVNTSKFVEVDLKKIDRKALANTKTVYAINDSLLMVGTINSAYLFDFKNGRLKNLFASHYPNKVIQANCIIQQTESIYWIGTETGIYTYDIHTGQSQHIKKDLLNPFAISDNAVLNFYRDREDNIWFGTFFGGFNQYSNQFDNFKKYLSGFGKSALSGNIVHDIKKDRYGNFWIGTEDGGLNKIDAQTQQIQHFLANGKKGSIAHNNVHGLATIGDDLWVGSTTHGLDILDVKTGKLKKHYDRIGKGPLQSSFAVCLYKSKDNSMFVGTDRALYRYNKNSDSFDLLPITAWIQGIYEDQYGILWINTYGSGVYQYNRSSGEIQHLLSEQGKQNTLVNNYVNGLFEDSKNNLWFCTESGLSKYRRDGHFTNYLTESGLPSNQVFKVLEDDNRSIWISTGGGLVRLDEGVPRRVIYTSRDGLPADQFNYNSAYKDSDGTLYFGTIKGMVSFNPTKSIKNSFIPPMFISGIQINNVSVPVRENGILKESISLSEEIRLTYDNSNISFNIAALSFVSPKSNPYRYIMEGYDKDWTDITGNQKIYYNKLPPGTYTFKFRGANNNSVWNPDEKKLLIIISPPWWQSGWAYLLYFLSFGTIALLVLRYYFLLIKANNAQKMDSYERKKEQEIYNLKLEFFTNLAHEIRTPLTLIKMPLEKIINNHKFTDRDTAKDLALIEKNTARLIRLTNQLLDFRKAETNNMSLIFTKTDINALLSEVFHDLNYLAKDKQLHYDLSLPRISLTAYVDEEALRKIFTNLIHNAIKYADQEVYVKLLPFNSDDIMFNIEFKNDGELIPFEKREKIFEPFYRLNESDKDTGTGIGLPLSRSLVELHQGNLSLVHLEENRNIFLLSIPIFQEQSLDIKSFQEDNDDHVLHDRSDEQEEEKPVILLVEDNKEILAYLNKELKTSYTVLRAGNGAEALEILDQENVQLVLTDIMMPIMDGLALCKRIKTDILYSHIPVIFLTAKNALDSKIQGLKNGADAYIEKPFSLEFLMVQIRNILKNRKIIKNYLTNSSNSNLMDINVSAPDKDFISQLNTVIYENISTIDLNVDELAKLMHMSRPTLYRKIKGLSDLTPNELINISRLKKAAELLTQKEYNITQVSTMVGYTVQSNFSRDFHKHYGMSPSSYILENSK, from the coding sequence TTGAAAAGAATAACCACCATACTCCTTTTATATATCTTGCTAGCATGTATTAACGTGCAGGCACAATCGATCTATTTTAAAAATTATCAAACCCACGACGGTCTCTCCAATAGCACGGTCAAATGTATTACACAGGATGTTCAGGGTTTTCTATGGTTAGGGACAAGGAATGGTCTCAATCGCTTTGATGGCAATCAATTTAAGATATTTAGACACAATGCTTCAGACTCTACAAGTATCGGAAGTTCGTCCATTTTAAGTATTCTCACAGACAGTAAAGGAATACTATGGGTGGGAACCACACGCGGCACCTATTGTTACGATCCCATTAAAGAAAATTTTACACCATTCAGGGGTGTACCAATCGGTGAAGTAAATGCCATACACGAATACGCCGGTTTTATCTGGCTGCTTTCGAACGGAAAACTTTATCGCTATAATTCTTACACAACAGAAATAATTCCATTTGATCAGAACAAAAATACCATTGTAGCGATTACCAGCAGCAAGAAAGGCGGGTTGTGGACAACGGACAATAACAGTACCATCCAACGGTATCAGGTTAATACGAGCAAATTTGTCGAAGTTGACCTTAAAAAGATCGATCGAAAAGCATTGGCAAATACAAAAACCGTTTACGCCATCAATGATTCCCTATTGATGGTCGGGACAATCAATTCGGCTTATTTGTTTGATTTCAAAAATGGCCGGTTAAAAAATCTATTTGCAAGTCATTACCCCAATAAAGTCATCCAGGCAAACTGTATTATTCAACAGACGGAGTCAATATACTGGATCGGAACAGAAACTGGAATATATACCTATGATATTCACACGGGTCAGAGCCAGCACATCAAAAAAGATCTGCTCAATCCATTTGCCATATCTGACAATGCTGTCCTGAATTTCTATCGGGACCGTGAAGACAATATCTGGTTTGGAACATTTTTCGGCGGCTTTAACCAATACAGCAACCAATTCGACAATTTCAAAAAGTATCTATCCGGGTTCGGAAAATCGGCCCTATCAGGCAATATTGTACACGATATCAAAAAAGATCGCTATGGAAATTTCTGGATAGGAACAGAAGATGGCGGCCTGAACAAAATAGATGCTCAAACACAACAGATTCAGCATTTCCTTGCCAATGGAAAAAAAGGAAGTATAGCGCATAACAATGTTCATGGCCTGGCAACAATTGGTGACGATCTTTGGGTAGGCTCCACAACACATGGACTAGACATTCTCGACGTAAAAACCGGAAAACTAAAAAAACACTATGATCGTATCGGCAAAGGCCCCTTACAAAGCAGCTTTGCCGTATGCCTCTATAAGTCTAAAGACAACAGCATGTTTGTCGGGACAGACCGCGCACTATACCGCTACAACAAAAATAGCGACAGTTTTGACCTCCTTCCAATTACCGCATGGATACAAGGCATTTATGAAGATCAATATGGTATACTCTGGATCAACACCTACGGTAGCGGGGTCTACCAATATAACCGCAGTTCGGGAGAAATTCAGCATCTGTTATCCGAACAAGGTAAACAAAATACACTCGTCAATAATTACGTCAACGGTCTATTTGAAGACAGCAAAAATAACTTGTGGTTTTGCACCGAAAGCGGCCTCTCAAAATACCGTCGTGATGGGCACTTCACCAATTATCTGACCGAATCCGGTTTACCTTCCAATCAGGTATTCAAGGTCCTGGAAGATGACAACAGGAGCATCTGGATATCTACCGGTGGTGGACTGGTCAGACTGGACGAAGGTGTCCCGCGTAGGGTCATCTATACATCGAGAGACGGGCTTCCCGCAGATCAGTTTAATTATAATTCGGCTTATAAAGATAGCGACGGGACTTTATATTTCGGGACTATCAAAGGGATGGTAAGCTTCAACCCGACAAAATCCATTAAGAACAGCTTTATTCCACCTATGTTCATCAGCGGCATTCAGATTAACAATGTGAGCGTACCGGTTCGTGAAAATGGCATACTGAAAGAATCCATCTCCCTATCAGAAGAGATCCGACTGACCTACGACAATTCCAATATTAGCTTCAATATCGCCGCCTTGAGCTTTGTTTCCCCAAAGAGCAATCCTTATCGTTATATCATGGAAGGTTACGATAAAGACTGGACCGATATTACAGGCAATCAAAAAATCTATTACAATAAACTTCCTCCGGGCACTTATACGTTTAAGTTCAGAGGTGCAAATAACAACAGCGTCTGGAATCCGGATGAAAAAAAACTGCTCATCATCATTTCGCCACCCTGGTGGCAGTCAGGTTGGGCATACTTACTTTATTTTTTGAGCTTCGGCACCATTGCATTGCTCGTATTACGGTATTACTTTCTCCTTATAAAGGCCAACAACGCCCAAAAGATGGATAGTTATGAACGAAAAAAAGAACAGGAAATATATAACCTCAAGCTGGAATTCTTCACCAACCTGGCCCACGAAATTCGTACGCCACTCACGCTGATCAAAATGCCCCTTGAGAAAATAATCAATAACCATAAATTTACCGATCGCGACACAGCCAAAGACCTTGCGCTGATTGAAAAAAACACGGCACGATTAATTCGCCTCACCAACCAATTACTTGATTTTAGAAAAGCAGAAACCAACAATATGAGCCTTATTTTTACTAAAACGGATATTAATGCCCTCCTATCCGAAGTATTTCACGATTTAAATTATCTCGCAAAAGATAAACAGCTGCACTATGACCTCAGTCTCCCGCGTATCAGTCTCACGGCTTATGTGGATGAGGAAGCCCTTCGAAAAATCTTTACCAACCTGATTCACAACGCCATCAAATATGCGGATCAAGAAGTCTATGTCAAACTCCTCCCTTTTAATAGCGATGACATTATGTTCAATATCGAGTTTAAGAATGATGGTGAGCTCATTCCTTTTGAGAAAAGAGAAAAAATATTTGAACCATTTTATCGCTTAAATGAATCCGATAAAGATACGGGGACGGGAATTGGTCTTCCTTTATCCCGCTCCTTGGTCGAATTGCACCAAGGAAACTTATCCCTTGTACATCTGGAGGAAAACCGCAATATATTCCTGCTATCGATCCCAATTTTTCAGGAACAATCGCTCGACATCAAATCTTTTCAGGAAGATAATGACGATCATGTATTGCATGATAGATCCGATGAACAGGAGGAAGAAAAGCCGGTGATTCTACTCGTCGAGGACAATAAAGAAATATTGGCCTACCTCAATAAAGAATTGAAAACCAGCTACACTGTTCTACGGGCAGGGAATGGTGCCGAGGCCCTTGAAATATTAGACCAAGAGAATGTACAACTTGTACTAACAGATATTATGATGCCCATTATGGATGGTCTAGCGCTATGCAAACGCATCAAAACAGATATTCTGTATAGCCATATTCCCGTTATTTTTCTAACGGCAAAAAATGCGCTGGATTCAAAAATTCAGGGATTAAAAAATGGTGCCGATGCCTATATCGAAAAACCTTTTTCGCTTGAATTCCTCATGGTACAGATACGCAACATCCTCAAAAACCGTAAAATTATCAAGAATTACCTGACCAATTCTTCCAATTCCAACTTAATGGATATTAACGTTTCAGCACCCGACAAAGATTTTATCAGTCAGCTGAATACGGTTATTTATGAGAATATTTCAACGATAGATCTCAATGTGGATGAACTCGCCAAATTGATGCATATGAGCCGTCCAACACTTTACCGTAAAATCAAAGGACTCTCCGACCTCACACCCAATGAATTGATCAATATTTCACGGTTGAAAAAGGCGGCAGAACTACTCACCCAAAAAGAATATAACATCACCCAGGTATCAACGATGGTCGGTTATACCGTACAATCCAATTTTTCAAGGGACTTTCATAAGCACTATGGCATGTCGCCAAGCAGCTATATTCTTGAAAACAGCAAGTGA